The genomic segment CGCCGCTGGATGCCCTACCGATGCTTGCGCGACCAGCCGAGACCGGCGAGCGACAGACCGACGAGCAGTGCCGAGGCAGGCTCCGGCACAGAGCCCGGTTGGGCGGTGATGCGCACGTTGTCGAGCGCGGGGCCGTAGCAGCAGGTGCCGTTGAGCGCCGAAAAGCTCAGCGTCGTCTGCGCCGCGTCGGCAGTGAACTGGAAGCTGTAGTCCAGCCAGCCCATGTTCGATCGTGACTTGCCGCTCTGGTTGAACGAAAACTGGTCGTCCTCGTCGCCGGCGACGACTTTCAACAGCTTCGTTGCCGGACCGCCGTCGGTGTTGCCGGCCATCGCGAACTGGACGGTATACAGCCAGCCGACCTGGGTGTCGAAAGTCTGGCTGATCGTGCCGAGGGTGTTGCCGGCGAGGTCGATGCTGCGGTTCCCCTGGGCTGCCTGCCAGTAGGTGCCGATGTAGTCGATGTTGCCGCCGCTGACGGTCCAGCCGGTGATCTGGCTGTTGTTGAGTCCGAGTGTGGTGAACGTGCCCGGGTTGATCGGAGCGGTTTCGAAGCTGCCGTTCTGGAACGGTGCAGCCTGCGCCAGAGCGCTGGCCGACAGGGCGCCGACGAGCGTCAGCAGGCGGGCGATGGTACGTATGTTCATCCGGAATCTTCCTTTGTCGTGTCGTGAAAGAAATCGCGACTCCTGCCGCTCCGCTGCGCGGGGCATGACCCGTTCGGCAGCGAGCAGCGGGCGCAGCGCAGACGCGGTGCGCGCTTGCTCGCCACGTTCGACCGATGCTCAGGAGGTTGCGGCGGGAAATCAGGGCCTTCGCGAAACGCCATCCGAGGCCATGGCTCGCAGCATCCGTCCTTTCCCGTTGGTGCTGCGTGCGAAAGCTCACGGCGGGGCTCATTCAGACGCGACGCGGCGCCGTCTCGCACGTTCGCGGTGGCCCGCGAGCCGGGTTCCGTCGCTCGCTCCTGCCCGCGCAGCACCACCCACCACCAGTCACCGCCATCGAAACGGCACGTGATCCGGTTGTTGCTGTCGCAGCAATGATGATTTCCCGATCGTCATCTATGTTGGCCGCTCGGGAAGGGCTACAGTCCGTCCGTCGCATCAGGACCCTGCCAGATGGAATCGATCGCCACGCAACCCGCCCTCTTCGTACCGCACGGCGCGCCGACCTTCGCGCTGCACCCCGGCGCTGCCGGCGCGGCCATCGCCGACCTGGCGCGCACCCTGCCGCCCGCACGCGCGATCGTCATCGTCAGCGCTCATTGGGATACGGCCTTGCCGACGGTCGGTTTCGCCGAGCGCCCGCAGACCCTGCACGACTTTCACGGCTTCGCGCCGGCACTGTACGCAATCCGGTATCCCGCCAGCGGCAGCCGCGAGGCGGCAGAGGAAGTCGTGGCGGCGATCCGCGGCAGCGGGATGGCGGCCGAACGTGCTCCGGCGCGCGGCCTCGACCATGGCGCCTGGGTGCCGTTGCGCCTGATGTTTCCGCAGGCGGATTGGCCGGTCATCCCGCTGTCGATCCAGAGCCGTGGCGGTCCGCGACAGGCCTGGCTGCTCGGCAGGGCGCTCAGCCCGCTGTTGCGACGCGGTTTCCTGGTCATCGCGTCCGGCAACGTCACGCACAACCTGCACGAATACCAGCGGGCGGCACGCGACGGCGGCCCGATCCCGGACCATGTCCGCCAGTTCCCGGCGTGGCTGGCCGAGCGCCTGCAGGCGGTTGACACGGCCGCCGTGCTCGACTACCGCCACTTGGCACCGGGCGCCGTTGCCGCTCACCCGAGCGAGGAGCACCTGCTGCCGCTCTTCGTCGCGCTCGGGGCGGGCGGCGATTCGCCGCGCGTGCAGCGCATCCACGCCGGCGTCGACGATTTCGT from the Accumulibacter sp. genome contains:
- a CDS encoding choice-of-anchor C family PEP-CTERM protein, translated to MNIRTIARLLTLVGALSASALAQAAPFQNGSFETAPINPGTFTTLGLNNSQITGWTVSGGNIDYIGTYWQAAQGNRSIDLAGNTLGTISQTFDTQVGWLYTVQFAMAGNTDGGPATKLLKVVAGDEDDQFSFNQSGKSRSNMGWLDYSFQFTADAAQTTLSFSALNGTCCYGPALDNVRITAQPGSVPEPASALLVGLSLAGLGWSRKHR
- a CDS encoding DODA-type extradiol aromatic ring-opening family dioxygenase, which codes for MESIATQPALFVPHGAPTFALHPGAAGAAIADLARTLPPARAIVIVSAHWDTALPTVGFAERPQTLHDFHGFAPALYAIRYPASGSREAAEEVVAAIRGSGMAAERAPARGLDHGAWVPLRLMFPQADWPVIPLSIQSRGGPRQAWLLGRALSPLLRRGFLVIASGNVTHNLHEYQRAARDGGPIPDHVRQFPAWLAERLQAVDTAAVLDYRHLAPGAVAAHPSEEHLLPLFVALGAGGDSPRVQRIHAGVDDFVIAMDAYSFAPSGR